The Akkermansia muciniphila genome includes the window ATGACCGGAAAAACGGATGCGTCCCGTTTCATCCACCTGGCGGCAGGGAGGCTTTCCGACATCATGCAGCAGAACGCCCAGGGCCAGTTCCAGGGAAACCGGGGCGCCGTCCTTCCCCAGCTCATCCAGCATCATCAGCGTATGGGTGTAAACGTCCCCCTCCGGATGCCACTGGGGAGGCTGCGTGCAGCCGACCATGCCGTACAGCTCCGGAATGACATGCTTCATCAGCCCCGTTTCCACCAGCATTTCCACGCCCCTCTTCCTTCCGGGAGACAGAAGAATCCTGTCCAGTTCCTCCCGGATGCGCTCCGGCGCAATGCGGGCCAGCAGCGGAGCGTTCCTGCAAACGGCGGCATAGGTCTCTTCTTCCACCTGCACTTCCCTGGTAACGGCAAAACGGACGGCGCGCATCAGGCGCAGGGAATCCTCCTCAAAACGGAGGTCCGGCTCACCGATGCACCTCAGCACCCGGGCCCGTATGTCCGCCACGCCGCCCACATAATCCACCACGCGGCCCGGAGGAACGGAAAACGGATCCTCAAACAGGCCGTTCATGGTAAAATCACGGCGGCGCGCGTCTTCCTCCGCGTCCGTAAAGCAGACGGACTCCGGACGCCTTCCGTCACGGTAGCGGCCGTCCCTGCGGAACGTAGCCACTTCAAAGCAAAAGCCGTCACGGCGCACCAGCACCACGCCGAAGGCGGCGCCCACCTCCCAGGCTCCGGGGAACAGGCACAGCACCTCCTCCGGACGGGCGGAAGTGGCAATGTCAATATCCTTTACCGGATATCCCAGTAGCCGGTCCCGCACGCAGCCCCCCACAAAGTACACCGTATGCCCGGCCCCGGCCAGAACATGCGCCACAGCCTCGGCGGCCTTTCTCAACGGAAGGTTCTCCATGAAGCGGGCTATTCGGGCATGGGCCGCAGGGGCGGCGGGGCAAGAGGAGCGGCCGGCGCGGCGGCAGGTTGCGGCGCAGCCGGAACGCGCGTCTCCGGAGAATTGATTTTAGCCGGCAGCGGCGCAGGCCTGGCGGCGGGCGGCGCGGCGGCGGCTTTTTTCTCCTCCGCCTTTCCATTCTTCTTCCCTTCAAGCTTGCCCATGGCGGCGTACAGATTGGCGTCAAACAGCATGTCCGGCGTGCCGCGCATCAGGATTTTCCCCTTGAGATCCAGCAGGTACACCTGCGGCGTGAGCCTCACGCGGTAATCCTTGAATGCCGCTGCTTTCTCATCAACCAGGGAGGGGATGTCCAAATTCAAATTCAACAGGGCCTTCTTCACGTTCTCACTGCTCCCCGGAGCCACCGGCATCACCATCAGGCCCGGAAATTCTCCCCGGAGGGAAGCGGCCTTCCCCAGAAACTGGACGGAACGCGCATCCCGCGGATCCCAGAACACCACCAGAACGGGCTTGTCTCCGGCGGGCAGCGTCACTTGCGCCCCGGTGGCGGAGGAAGGCAGGCTGATTCCAGGCCCGGTCTGCCCAATATTGAGATTACGTATTTCATACAGCTCCTCCTGCACCAGATTCCGGACCGGAACCGGGCCGAAGCTGGAGTCATAGCACTTGATGATGGCGTCCTTCAACAGCTTTCCGCGGGCTGCCACCAGCCGGACGTCATCCTGGAGCATCCCCGTCGTTTCCTTCATCACCATGGCCAGCCCCAGGGCTGCCAGACCCTGGTCCTCCGGGAACTGGCTGTAGTCCTTGATCTGTTCCAGAATGACCCGGCAGCGCAACTCACGGGAACTGCTCAGCGCATAAGCCGCCTTCCCCGCCCCTTTTTCCCGGAACAGGGTATTTTCCAGGGCATCCAGGCAGAGCACCACAATCTTCCTGGCTGTCTCTCCGTTGGGGAACGCCTGCGCCACGGCGGCCGGATGGTCCAGAAACCAGATCACGGCCGGGAGCAGGTAGGGTTTTTGAGTCTCCGGCTTTTGCAGGTCGCGGCCCACCTGCCTCCACAATTCCCGCGCCACCGGAACGGCGTCCGGGCGGCTTTTCATCAGTTCCTCCCTTTTGCCGTCGCTTTCAGCCGTCTTGAACGCGGATTCCCAGTCGGACTGCCTCATCTGCCAATCCGCCAGCGCATTCTTCATGCCCGCCTCATCCGCCGGTGCCCATCCAAGCAGGCTGCATGCACCGGCTATCACGCAAAACGCTCTTTTCATACCGGGCCACTATGCCCTGACGCGCGCCTCCCGTCAATCAAACCCCGCGGCAAACCCTCAAACATTCTTCCTTCCAGCCGTTTACGGCGCGGAACGCGCTATTTGAAGACGAACAAACCCCGGCGAATCCCTTCGCCGGGGCTGCTGTTCAACTAACTACCTATGAAGACGGTTGAATCCTTTAATGGATGAAGTGCTCTCTCTTTCACTGCACCCGGATTATAACCGTTATGGGTGAGACAGCCGGGAAGCAAATACGTTCAAACATTCCGTTTTTTGTATGACACAAGGCCGCCCCATCTTCTGCCGGGCATGAAAAAGCGGCTGCGGAATCTCTTCCGCAGCCGCTCCAACTAACTACCTATGAAATCAGGGTTATTCCTGGCGGCCCGGAAGGCTCTCGTTCCTCCCTTGCCGAATATCCCTGTCCCTTAAACATACCTGCATCCGGCGCACGCTCAAGGTTTTTCTTTTCTTTTCACGCAAAATTCCGGATACCCGCCGCCCTACGCGGCAACAAAGTTCCGTTCATCGTTCGTCAGGGCCCGCACCTGCACGGCCATAAACCGCATCTCATTAAGCATGTTCAGATAAAGCAGGGAGGAACGGGTGCGCGTCTGGTTGCGCTGGGCGCGCTTGATCTGCCGCTTGGTGGCCTTAGCTACCAGCTGAAGAAGCTGCTCCTGCGCCACCATCGTATAATCAAACTGGATATACGTTCCCGTCTGAAGCATCTTGCAGTACTCATCCAGCAGCTTCATCAGGGCCGTATGCACTTCCTTCAGGTCATCCACCTGGTCAATCGTGAACGGCGTATGGTTGTTGTCCACATAAGTGAAGATGGACCCGGAAAACTGCGCCAGGCTCTGCGTGGCTTCGTTCAAATGCTCCAGGGCCTGCACGAAGTGGTAGCCCATGTCCAGGGAACGGGACTGCATCTTGTACAGGATGGGGAGAATGTCGTACTTGTGGTGCTCGCTGCTGGAAAGGGCCAGCCGTTCCGCGGCGTCCGCCAATTCCTTCAGGGCCTTCCGGTCACCCTGGAAGAAGTTTTCCATGGTATCATTGTAAATCTCCCGCAGCTTCAGCGTGCTGTCCACCACCTGGTGACTGCACACGTCCAGAATATTTTCTTCCGTAATCTGGTCAAAACGCTCCACGGAAAGCTTATTCTCCCGCTTGCGGTGCATGATGGTGGATTTCACCAGGATGACGACTACCAGGGCCAGAAGCCCGAAGATGGCGTACACCTGCCCGTAGTGCAGGACGGTGGCCATGACGGCGGCCAGCGTAAAGGCGGCCAGGCCGGTCATGAACCAGCCGGAAATTACCGTCAGCACGCCGGTCACGCGGTAAACCGCGCTTTCCCGGCCCCACGCCTTGTCCGCCAGGGAGGAACCCATGGCTACCATGAACGTCACATACGTGGTGGAAAGGGGAAGCTGCTTCCCGGTAGCCCAGGCGATCAGCAGGGAG containing:
- a CDS encoding TlpA family protein disulfide reductase, with protein sequence MKRAFCVIAGACSLLGWAPADEAGMKNALADWQMRQSDWESAFKTAESDGKREELMKSRPDAVPVARELWRQVGRDLQKPETQKPYLLPAVIWFLDHPAAVAQAFPNGETARKIVVLCLDALENTLFREKGAGKAAYALSSSRELRCRVILEQIKDYSQFPEDQGLAALGLAMVMKETTGMLQDDVRLVAARGKLLKDAIIKCYDSSFGPVPVRNLVQEELYEIRNLNIGQTGPGISLPSSATGAQVTLPAGDKPVLVVFWDPRDARSVQFLGKAASLRGEFPGLMVMPVAPGSSENVKKALLNLNLDIPSLVDEKAAAFKDYRVRLTPQVYLLDLKGKILMRGTPDMLFDANLYAAMGKLEGKKNGKAEEKKAAAAPPAARPAPLPAKINSPETRVPAAPQPAAAPAAPLAPPPLRPMPE
- a CDS encoding CCA tRNA nucleotidyltransferase, encoding MENLPLRKAAEAVAHVLAGAGHTVYFVGGCVRDRLLGYPVKDIDIATSARPEEVLCLFPGAWEVGAAFGVVLVRRDGFCFEVATFRRDGRYRDGRRPESVCFTDAEEDARRRDFTMNGLFEDPFSVPPGRVVDYVGGVADIRARVLRCIGEPDLRFEEDSLRLMRAVRFAVTREVQVEEETYAAVCRNAPLLARIAPERIREELDRILLSPGRKRGVEMLVETGLMKHVIPELYGMVGCTQPPQWHPEGDVYTHTLMMLDELGKDGAPVSLELALGVLLHDVGKPPCRQVDETGRIRFSGHDKAGAAMAREILRRLKYSNAVVDAVSAMVERHMRFMNVQQMKKSTLRMFMSSPRFRDELELHRLDCLSSNGLMDNWQFVRDSMDSYRDAPLVPPPLVTGRDLVNLGLSPGPDFKNWLSRLQELQLEGTLRTRKEALLLLGQIAPVEQNTLAEYLEKLAL